AGACCTCCACGCCCTTCGTGGGTTCACTAATTCGCGCTGCGGTTGGCGTAGTCGTGGCCGCGGCCCGCGTTGTGGGTTCGGTTCGCGGCGTTGACGTCCGTTCGGCTGCAGCTGGCGCCGTGGTTCGGTCGGTTGGCTTGGTCGCCGGGGCCGTCTTCGCTGTCGGCGCTGATTTGGCCGCTGGTGTGGTTGCGGCGGTCTTTAAGCGTTCGTAAATCATGGTCACCGTTGCCGACTTCACCGTAAACTCGCCGTTGGCTTCCCCGACCACGCGTGCCAGGACGTACCCGGCGATCTTGGCGATGGGCACCCGGTACTGGGTCCCCAAGTTCCCGCTGAGGGTCTGATCCGGTGCCAAGCGGTGGCCGGCGCTATCCTGATAGTGAATGGTGACGGGCGCGCCCTGGGTAGCCGGTTCACTCACCGTAGCGGTGGTTTGCAGCGACGTAGTTCCCGCGGCCGCCTGCGCGTTGGTGACGGTTAGGCCGCTCCCCACGGCTAACCCTACTAATAAAGTAACTTTTAGCCAAAATTGTTTGGTCATGATGCACACTCCCCCATGAGCATCGATTGCGATACTGCGTTAGTTTCAACTTTAGTGTACCAGCTAGCGGCGACTAGGGATTGGTTTGGTGGGTGAATTAGTGGGGAAACGAAGGTATGTTTATTAAGGGCGACCACGTAAAAAATCGCGCATCAGGGTTATTCCTGATGCACGATTTCTTATTAATTAACAAAAGTCAGTTTGTAAGGTTACTTAGCGGCGGTAAAGTCACCGTCAGTCGTCGTAGACGCTACGCTCCCCTTAACGGCCGTGTAGTAAACCTTAGACGAAGAACCGTAAGTCCCTTGGTCCGCACTCTTCAACGTGTATTGATAAGCAACGTACGTCCCATCAGCGTTCTTAGTAGTCGTCTTGGCCACAATCGTGTCCAACTTATCGGTCTTCAGTTGTGCTTCGATGTTCGCAGCAGTTGCCGTCGTACCACCAACTTGCTTAAAGAACGTGTCCTTAGCTAAAACAGCCTTGGCCGTATCGTTCCAGTAAGCTGACAAAGCAGTTTGGGCAGCAGCATCAACATCGTTGTTATAAACCGTTGGCGTCAGCGTTAAATCAGCTTCGGCGTTTTGGTTAACGTAAACCACAACCGAACCACCCTTAGCCACAGAGTTAGCCGTACCCAGACTATCATAAGTGTAGCCAGCAGGTAAGTTAGTCGTGTCCTTAGCTAACTTCACGAGATCAGCATTTTCAACCGTATCGTTCTTAGCAGTCGTTGGCATCGCAACCACCTTGTCGGCAACAGAGGCACCAGTGGCCTTGTTAACGAACTTCAAGGTAATTCCGTTTTGAGCTTGAACTTCAGCACTTTGAGCTGAAGAAACGGCACCGCTGTAGATCCAACCGTTGATGGATGGGTTAGCAGCGTCTTCAACGTAGTAGTACAGTGAACCTTCGCGGGTCTTCGTAGCGGCCTTGGTGATGGTCAAAGTATCCTTAGCAAATGGCGTGGTGTCCTTAACTTGCTTGGAAGCCTTGTATTGAGTGTACTTCGGTGCGTTCCACGTTACGTTAGCCTTACCAGGCTTAGCGAAGTAAACCTTGGTAGTCGTTGGCATCGTAGCATCCGTCATGGTGTTGGCAGTCTTGATCCCACCAGAAAAGGCAGAAGTACTCTTCCCACCGTAGATGTAGCCACGGTACTTACCGTTCATGGTAACGACCTTGTAGTAAACGGAACCCTTGTTGGTCGTCGCAACGGCGTAAGCCCGGAAGTAGTCCGCAGACTTCTTGGAAGTAGCCAGCTTCTTCATGGTCTTCTTGGAAGCCACGACCTTAGCCCCCTTAACCGTCCCCGGCTTAGAGTAGATAGCGTTAGTTCCCGTGGAAACAACGTTCCGAGTATCCCCGGCGGTCTTTAAAGTCTTAGTAGAAGTCACCTTTGCGTAGCTCTTGGCACTAGCAGTCGTTGACAGCGTCGTTACGGCACCTAAACTCAGCGCAGCTAAACCAAGGTATAACGTCTTAGTTAAACGTGATTGCATGATGTATTTTCTCCTCTGAAAATTGTAAGTTTATTGAACGGTCTTTAGTATAGCAGAATAATTCCACATTAGGTTAATAATTTTTTGATTACCGTTCAGTAATGCGTCAATTATATAAAGCGTACTTAGTTACCTAAAACAAAAAGGCCTAATTCGACATGAATTAAGGCCTCTCTGAATTGAAATTATCTAAAAAACTAATTACCCAAAGATAGAGTTACCAGTATTTACAGTAATATTAACTGGTGATTTACTACCATAAATCGTTTCAGCTGTATAGAATAATTGGGCGTCATTGCTACCAAAAATCCCCTTATTAGCAGAGGTCAAAGTATACTTAACATATGCAGCGATACCAACCGTATTCGCGGCAGCGGCGGCATTGCTAGCATCACCACTTGTCTTAACATAGAAAGTTGGCGAATACAAAGTTCCAAGCTTATTATTATTAGCAAAAGCGGTTAAGTCTGACGAACTGTAGCTAGCTCCTTGACTGCCCGAAAACCCTGCAGTTAAAGTAGGGAACACAACCTGCTTAGCATATTTTTCAGCGGTAATCTTAGAATTATCAGTGGTGGTAGCACCGTTAGTCGTAGTAGTTGCGGCCTTAATTGCCGTAAGATATTCATTAGACTTAGTTTCATCCATAGAGGTAAGTTTGGTATTAGTTACCGTAGTACCATCAGTCCCTACATTCGTAACATATGCTTTAATCGTGTTAGTCACATTCGTACCCTTAGTAACGCTTAAAGTGATCGTGTCACCGGTCTTGGCAGATAGTAATGCTGCCTTATTAGCATTCGAAGATTTATCGTACGCGTACCCGGTACCTTTTAATTGAGCGTCTACCCAAGTAGCCGTGCCCTCGGCTGCGGTAGTTGCTTTTTCAGTAGTATCAGTACCTACAGCAGTACCCACAGCAGTAGCAGGTTCCTTATTAGAATCCGCCTTTAATCCTTGGAGTACGCCGCTTGCAACTACTTTTCCATCGTTAGCAAAATTAATTTTCACATCGGTCGCATGATTAAAGGATACCTTAGCATTAGAAGTAACAGCCTTGCTGTAGATCCAACCACTTACAGATGGGTGAGTAGCATCTTCTACATAGTAGTATAATGAACCTTCACGCGTCTTAGTAGCAGCCTTAGTAACCTTCAAAGAGTCACCAGCAAATGGCGTCGTGTTAGCAACATTCTTGGAAGCCTTGTATTGCGTGTACTTAGGTGCAGTCCACGTAACGTTGGTCTTACCAGGGTTAGCGAAGTAAACAGTCTTACCGATGTTAGTATCAGTAGTGTTTTCAGTCGTCGTGTTAGCAGACTTGATACCACCAGCAAAGGCAGTGTCAGACTTACCACCGTAAACGTAACCACGGTACTTACCGTCCATCGTTACAACACGGTAGTAAACGGAACCACGGTTAGTGGTCTTAACACCGTAAGCACGGAAGTAGTTAGCGGACTTCTTGGATGAAGCTAACGTAGCCATAGTGGCCTTGGAAGCAACAACCTTAGCACCCTTAACAGTACCTGGCTTAGTGTAAAGTGCGTTAGTACCAGTAGCTTCAACGTTACGAGTAGTAGCGTCGCTCTTCAAAGTACTGTATGCACCGGCAGTAGCATAGGATTTAGCTGAAGCAGTGGTTGAAACCGTAGCAACGGCACCAAAGCTTAATGCAGCAAGACCCAAGTAAAGAGATTTCTTTAAACTTGATTGCATAATCTTTTTTCCTCCAAACATATTGTATGTAATTTATCAAGCAGGAATAGTATATCATGATATTAGTGATTTTGTTAAGAATTACCCGTTGTGCTAGTTGAAATGGGACAATTAAAGTACATAAAAAGCCTGGCAGGCTTACACTTTTAAGTATCCTAAACAAAGAAGTGTGAACGATGTCAAGCCAATGTTATCTTACTCAACCTACAACTATCGTGCAAGCACCTTGGCAACCCTGGGTTGCGGTTGTAACGCCACTATATCAACGTTATGTTTCCTGCAAAATTCGGCAAAGAAAGAATGCTAATCATGCCAAAATATCAGATGTAACTATCATGGCTTTGATGTGTTGGCAGGTATCACTTGGTATCACTAATCAATGTGCTTTTTATCGTCTGTTAGTTGGGTTAGGGCTGACTGGTTTGCCGGAACGATCTCGTTTTAATCGACGGTGCACAGCTATGGGCTGTCTGCTCCAAACCCTGCGGGTTGGTTTAGTTAAACACTGTTTACCATCAGTGACTTACACCATCATAGATAGTTTTCCAATCCCATTATGCCAATCAATTCGTAATCATCGAGCCAAAGTTTTACGCTCACTTGCTGACATTGGCTATAATGCCACCAAGAAACAATGGTTCTATGGTTTAAAGGGACATTTTCAGGTCACCAATCAAGGCATTGTAGTGGCCTATTCAATTTCAGCTGCTTCAATTCATGATATTCGTTTAGTGCCAGAATTGATTGACCAATACGCTTGCTCACATGTTTTGGCCGATGTTGGCTACCTTAGTCAACCACTAAAAGATCAATTAAAGCAACGACACATTGATTTCTGGACACCCAAACGCCGTAACATGCCCCAATCACGACTGAATAGCACCTTATTGAAGCGCCAAAGGCGCATGATCGAAACTTTATTCTCTAAATGGCAGGTTTTATTTCAGGTTGAACATAATCGGGCCCGATGTCTGCGTGGCTTCAAAAGTCGATTAGAACAACTTTTATTCGTAGATACCTGGCAGCTAATTAACTAGCACAACGGGTTAAGAATTTTATTCTTCAATCAATAAATCACAATTCCTACCCCTCAACTACAAGTTCGATTATAGCGATTCCATGACCTATAGACAAGGAATTTGCTTCCTTTGTCGTCCGAATGAAATATTTTCATGGCTTTTGTAATATTCCTGTTACTTGTAACGCGTTCGTTACTATTATATTTATATTCTGCATTTTCATTAAGTTTAACCCGCCATTAAGGTAAGTCAATTCACTTGCATTTCTCCCCCAACGGTTCTAAACTACGGGTATCAAATGAAAGGGGGTGATGCTTTTTGGCAACGCAATGTAGCCTTAAAGTGATCGCTTCCGCGGAGAACGGAAACGATTAATCTCTTTAAGGGATGGCCGGCGAAATGATCTCGTCGGCCTTTTAGTTTGCCTGCGTTTTCCCCCTTCACCGGTCATCCCCACCACTACCCTTACTAGCCAACAAAAAGTTAAGGTATCCCTAATATTATCCTTTAAATCGTTGTAACTCCGGCATCATCCTCGTATACTTCAAGGTGGAGGTGAGAGAGATGCTCACGATTTATGTCGATCCTAAGCAACAGGATCAAGTCGTTCAGTTGTCCGACCAAGACCGTGGTTACTTGACCGTTTCTCGGCAAGCCCACACGGCACGCTATACCTTCTTCTTTGTTGGTCACCAACACCCGAGCTTTTGGCGCGACGGGAAGTTAACCGATGGCGCCGAAGAGACGGTGCGCACCATCGATGGGGTCCAACACTACCGTATCGCCTTTCGTTGATGAGTTGATCTGTCAGGATATGGCCACATCGCCTGAGATATCAGGCCATCAGCGACCAATTAAAAATGGTGTCACTAGTCAGTAGACCGGTGACACCATTTTTAACTTACCTAGAATTCAATTTAACCGCCTAAGCTTGGACGTCGCTCAGCCGAATGATGGGTTTTACCACCTCGCCGGACGCGGAATCCGCGAAGGCTTGTTGAATATCCTTAAAGTCATAGAACTTGACCAGCTTATCGAACGGGAACAGTCCCTTGCGGTAGTAGTCGACCATCTTCGGAATGAAGAGTTGTGGGATGGCATCCCCCTCGATCACGCCCGCCAACTGCTTCGATTCGGCCATAATGTCGGCCATGGCGTTCAACTCGAGCGGCCCCCCGATACCCAACAGGACACACTTCCCCGATGGCCGGAGTGCGTGAATCGCATCCAGGATCACCGGTGAGGCCCCCGTCGTGTCGATCGTGTAGTCGACACCGCCAGGGACCAGTTCCTTGATCCGGGCCACGGCGTCTTCCTTTTGATTGTTAATCACCGCCGTGGCGCCCAGTTCCTTGGCCAG
Above is a window of Levilactobacillus zymae DNA encoding:
- a CDS encoding IS982 family transposase yields the protein MSSQCYLTQPTTIVQAPWQPWVAVVTPLYQRYVSCKIRQRKNANHAKISDVTIMALMCWQVSLGITNQCAFYRLLVGLGLTGLPERSRFNRRCTAMGCLLQTLRVGLVKHCLPSVTYTIIDSFPIPLCQSIRNHRAKVLRSLADIGYNATKKQWFYGLKGHFQVTNQGIVVAYSISAASIHDIRLVPELIDQYACSHVLADVGYLSQPLKDQLKQRHIDFWTPKRRNMPQSRLNSTLLKRQRRMIETLFSKWQVLFQVEHNRARCLRGFKSRLEQLLFVDTWQLIN
- a CDS encoding MucBP domain-containing protein, with product MTKQFWLKVTLLVGLAVGSGLTVTNAQAAAGTTSLQTTATVSEPATQGAPVTIHYQDSAGHRLAPDQTLSGNLGTQYRVPIAKIAGYVLARVVGEANGEFTVKSATVTMIYERLKTAATTPAAKSAPTAKTAPATKPTDRTTAPAAAERTSTPRTEPTTRAAATTTPTAARISEPTKGVEVLGKYPVRRSGAAATTDRLPQTDEQSRLDLLGVGGLILLISTATVAYGVRRQRQAR